A genomic region of Leptolyngbya sp. FACHB-261 contains the following coding sequences:
- a CDS encoding glutathione S-transferase family protein — protein MPLGMLVEGQWLNQEKDRDAAGKFNRTPTQFHNRITADGSSGFPAEAGRYHLYVSWACPWAHRTAILRQLKGLDDVIGLSAVAAVIEEDGWEFSEEPGSIPDSVNGARYLREIYTKAVADYTGKVTVPVLWDKQTGTIVNNESREIIRMLDTEFGDFAKADINFYPEDLAESIDQTIDAIYQPINNGVYRSGFATTQEAYEEAVTELFEALDHWNDVLGQQRYLCGNRITEADWCMFTTLLRFDAVYYGHFKCNLRRIVDYNNLWGYLRDLYQQPGVRDTCNLDHIKRHYYRSHTNINPTRIVPKGPILDFDTVHHRDRGRDRKFD, from the coding sequence ATGCCACTGGGGATGCTGGTTGAAGGCCAATGGCTAAATCAAGAGAAGGATCGGGATGCTGCGGGGAAGTTTAACCGTACGCCGACCCAGTTCCACAATCGCATTACGGCGGATGGTTCCAGTGGCTTTCCTGCTGAGGCAGGGCGATATCATCTCTATGTCTCCTGGGCTTGTCCTTGGGCGCACCGCACGGCTATTCTGCGGCAGTTGAAGGGACTGGACGATGTCATTGGCCTATCCGCAGTTGCTGCTGTGATTGAGGAGGATGGCTGGGAGTTTTCTGAGGAGCCTGGTAGCATCCCGGATAGCGTCAATGGCGCTCGTTATCTGCGCGAGATCTACACAAAAGCAGTAGCAGACTATACGGGTAAGGTCACGGTGCCAGTGCTTTGGGACAAGCAGACCGGGACCATTGTCAATAATGAATCCCGTGAAATTATCCGCATGCTCGATACTGAGTTCGGGGATTTTGCCAAGGCAGATATTAATTTCTATCCAGAAGATTTGGCTGAGAGCATTGACCAAACAATCGATGCAATCTACCAACCGATTAATAATGGCGTGTACCGTTCAGGCTTTGCCACGACGCAAGAAGCCTACGAAGAAGCGGTGACCGAACTGTTTGAGGCGCTCGATCATTGGAATGACGTGTTGGGCCAACAACGCTATCTTTGCGGCAATCGCATCACTGAGGCTGATTGGTGTATGTTCACAACCCTGCTTCGCTTTGATGCGGTCTATTACGGCCATTTCAAGTGCAATCTGCGCCGCATTGTTGACTACAACAACCTCTGGGGCTATCTGCGCGACCTCTATCAGCAACCCGGGGTGCGCGATACTTGCAACCTAGACCACATCAAGCGGCACTACTACAGAAGTCACACCAACATCAACCCAACTCGCATCGTGCCCAAAGGTCCTATCCTCGATTTCGACACGGTACATCACCGGGACCGAGGCCGAGATAGGAAATTTGACTGA
- a CDS encoding nuclease-related domain-containing protein — MLALQRRLKAFYAFGGAIVFAGAPFYLASLHLVAISSALYWGGFALAGLCVLTGLNLWQKADRADQGARGEEAVALVLDTLRTKGWTVEYGLRVKGVGDVDAFLQSPRGNAYVVEVKSHGGQVLSDGQSLYRRLRSGHQPFEKDFLNQAMQQALTLKREKQLRFVTPLVVFSRATVSAPHKLRGVHVLGKAEVVKYLQRLDAQ, encoded by the coding sequence ATGCTTGCCCTACAACGGCGGCTCAAAGCGTTCTATGCCTTTGGCGGAGCTATTGTCTTCGCAGGTGCCCCCTTCTATCTGGCCTCGCTCCATCTGGTTGCCATCTCCAGTGCTCTCTATTGGGGCGGCTTTGCCTTGGCGGGACTATGCGTTTTAACCGGTCTCAACCTTTGGCAAAAAGCCGACCGTGCTGACCAGGGAGCCAGGGGAGAAGAAGCAGTTGCACTGGTGCTTGACACTCTTCGGACCAAAGGCTGGACAGTAGAGTATGGCCTGCGGGTCAAAGGCGTGGGCGATGTCGATGCTTTTCTCCAGTCCCCCCGAGGCAATGCCTATGTAGTCGAAGTGAAATCCCACGGTGGCCAGGTGCTCTCCGATGGACAAAGCCTGTACCGCCGCTTGCGCTCAGGGCACCAGCCCTTTGAAAAAGACTTTCTCAATCAGGCGATGCAGCAGGCACTGACCCTCAAGCGCGAGAAGCAATTGCGCTTTGTTACCCCTCTGGTTGTTTTCTCAAGAGCTACAGTCTCCGCCCCTCACAAACTACGGGGTGTCCATGTGCTCGGCAAAGCTGAGGTGGTGAAATATTTGCAACGGCTTGATGCGCAGTGA
- a CDS encoding LuxR C-terminal-related transcriptional regulator, whose product MATNLLERPDAQTRPVDSTLLQGVVEGFIDGILILSEQGEWIRANECARRICHQLAPSQLTQSQLIQSRASALNVPKAIWRVCQTLIDSRDLYPNQPVIVEDDIVASRLSTIRVRARWFRSEAIRQPCLLVTLEDRYQTLQNMALAEAHEYSLTPREAEIWLLYRANYKRQEIADKLYITLNTVKKHLKNIQAKRQATLDEEE is encoded by the coding sequence ATGGCCACCAACCTATTAGAGCGGCCCGACGCGCAAACCAGACCTGTTGATAGCACCCTACTTCAGGGAGTTGTTGAAGGCTTTATTGACGGTATTTTGATCTTGAGCGAGCAAGGCGAATGGATTCGCGCTAACGAATGCGCCCGTCGGATCTGCCATCAGTTGGCTCCAAGCCAATTAACTCAAAGCCAATTAATTCAAAGTAGAGCATCAGCCCTAAACGTTCCTAAAGCAATCTGGCGCGTTTGCCAAACGCTGATCGACAGCCGGGATCTATATCCTAATCAGCCTGTAATTGTTGAAGACGATATCGTTGCAAGTCGGCTAAGCACAATTCGAGTTCGGGCACGTTGGTTTCGCTCCGAAGCAATTCGGCAACCTTGCCTTCTCGTCACCTTAGAAGATCGCTATCAGACCCTACAAAACATGGCGCTTGCCGAAGCCCATGAATACAGTTTGACGCCTCGTGAAGCTGAAATTTGGTTGCTCTACCGAGCTAATTACAAGCGTCAGGAAATTGCAGACAAACTTTACATCACCCTCAACACAGTCAAGAAGCATCTAAAGAACATCCAGGCCAAGCGTCAGGCCACTCTGGATGAAGAAGAGTGA
- a CDS encoding SDR family oxidoreductase, which produces MKIVVIGGSGLIGKKLVNNLRQLGHEVVAASPRSGVNAITGEGLAAALAGAQVVVDVANSPSFEDKAVLEFFETSGRNLLAAEATAGVGHHVALSVVNADRLPDSGYMRAKVAQEKLIKDSKIPYTILRATQFFEFLSGIAQSNTDGQTVHLSPALVQAIASDDVVAALTDLTVGAPLNGTIEVAGPEKFRLDELVRRFLIANNDTRKVITDIHARYFGIELNDHSLTASDNPRVGSTNFDQWLDRQDKAA; this is translated from the coding sequence ATGAAGATTGTAGTTATTGGTGGCAGCGGGCTGATCGGAAAAAAGCTCGTGAATAACCTTCGTCAGCTTGGTCATGAGGTCGTGGCGGCATCACCCAGATCAGGCGTCAACGCCATCACGGGTGAGGGACTGGCGGCAGCGCTGGCGGGCGCTCAGGTTGTTGTCGATGTGGCGAACTCGCCTTCGTTTGAGGACAAGGCAGTTTTGGAGTTCTTCGAGACATCAGGTCGTAACCTGCTTGCCGCAGAAGCAACCGCTGGTGTGGGACATCACGTGGCGCTGTCGGTGGTCAATGCCGATCGCTTGCCCGACAGCGGCTACATGCGGGCAAAGGTTGCTCAGGAGAAGCTAATCAAGGATTCCAAGATTCCCTATACGATCCTCCGCGCAACACAATTCTTCGAGTTCCTCAGTGGCATCGCCCAATCGAACACCGACGGGCAAACGGTTCACTTGTCACCTGCCCTTGTGCAGGCGATCGCGTCAGATGATGTGGTTGCCGCACTGACTGATCTCACAGTCGGGGCACCCCTGAACGGCACGATCGAGGTGGCTGGTCCCGAAAAATTCCGTCTCGACGAACTCGTCCGACGCTTCTTGATCGCAAACAACGACACACGCAAGGTAATCACAGACATCCACGCCCGCTACTTTGGCATAGAGCTGAACGATCACTCCCTCACCGCCAGCGACAATCCGCGCGTCGGCTCGACGAACTTTGATCAGTGGCTCGATCGCCAAGATAAAGCAGCCTAG
- a CDS encoding S-layer family protein, translated as MKEDSPFWIVGRVSLVILVVSNPAQAQVVPDTAPETNLGTQVRVNGSTFEIRGGTRAGNASTANLFHSFSSFSIPSGKIASFLDTQKINNILVRVTSGSPSNIQGIIRANQGTPNLFLINPSGIIFGPRARLDVAGSFVATTASGIQFPGGSEFSLTSGIEPQNPLLTVNPSAFLFNQIATAPNLIDPKITVENGAALSVRTGRSLLLIGGDVALDRGTLRAPAGRVELAGVSAGGTVGLAVEGNDLSLRVPSIKGRADVSLTNDARIDTSSTIGGRVAIYANNLLATDSTIVSTSLGTQAGVNAPLNTRALSPDNPGSIILDANSLSFNNASVSTTTLSSGQGGDIALKARSVALDQSTLVSSTSSSGNAGRISIQAQGSVSLNRSSLSSAAESAVGPVGDSGDIQIEARTLSLVDRAEILALTAGRTIKDGRGGNVTIKVQDNVSLAANSRISTETFGEGQGGNIEINANSLFLTDSALRTASSGTGNAGNLLINVDNIVSVNRVKPSNTFPFPIGFSTSTNGSMIDAGDAGQLTIETEHLTIRGGARAAASTAKQGQGGRLTVHAATVELIGTSDSSSPKGQEPSGLFTETLGAGDAGQLTIDAQRLDIRDGARASASTSGVGQGGTLKVNANSIRLNGTSADGRLASSLLTESLGRGAAGGVEITADRLDIRNGARASASTAGQGQGGTLNAAAAAINLEGTANGRPSGLFAETRGARAGGDIEVKTDHLNVQDGAQVSVSGSGSGRAGDIRIEANSLELDRQAALSAKTRSSDGGNIAVNLEGILTLRHNSQITTTAGTAQAGGNGGNIDLNAQFVLAVPTENSDITANAFLGNGGNVRIRAQDILGVQFRRTTTEASDITASSDFGTEGVVAVDRLAADPSRGLTDLPETLVDVTALIAQRCPVGNAQTASQFVVTGRGGLPPNPQEAIRSPALLADLGRPHPAVANPPDTAQPAQAKAIPVEPTRIIEAQGWIVAANGDVLLTAQVPTAPQSGGQRVMSCSGA; from the coding sequence ATGAAGGAGGATAGTCCTTTCTGGATCGTTGGCAGGGTTTCACTCGTCATCTTAGTGGTCTCTAACCCCGCTCAAGCCCAGGTCGTTCCCGACACAGCTCCGGAGACGAATCTGGGCACACAGGTTAGGGTCAATGGTTCAACCTTCGAGATTCGAGGCGGGACCAGAGCGGGCAATGCCAGCACTGCCAACTTGTTCCACAGTTTCAGCAGCTTCAGCATCCCAAGTGGCAAAATCGCCAGTTTTCTCGACACCCAAAAAATCAACAATATCTTGGTGCGGGTAACCAGCGGTAGCCCTTCCAATATCCAAGGCATCATTCGAGCGAACCAGGGAACTCCTAATCTGTTTTTGATCAATCCCAGTGGAATCATCTTTGGGCCACGGGCTCGCTTGGATGTGGCAGGCTCATTTGTGGCCACCACTGCAAGCGGCATTCAGTTTCCAGGCGGTAGTGAATTCTCTTTGACCTCAGGCATAGAACCTCAGAATCCACTGTTGACTGTCAATCCATCTGCCTTTCTCTTTAATCAAATTGCTACTGCACCAAACCTTATAGATCCTAAGATTACTGTTGAAAATGGAGCTGCTCTCTCGGTACGAACAGGGCGCAGTTTGTTGCTGATAGGTGGTGATGTAGCCCTAGACCGTGGCACCTTAAGAGCACCCGCAGGGCGTGTGGAACTAGCCGGAGTATCGGCAGGGGGCACGGTCGGCTTGGCCGTTGAGGGCAATGATTTGAGCTTGCGTGTGCCTTCTATCAAGGGACGGGCAGATGTCTCTTTGACGAATGACGCCAGAATTGATACCAGCTCCACTATTGGTGGCAGAGTTGCCATCTACGCAAACAACTTATTGGCGACTGACAGCACGATTGTCAGCACTAGTTTAGGGACACAAGCTGGGGTAAACGCTCCTCTCAATACCCGCGCACTCTCCCCGGATAACCCTGGAAGTATTATTCTCGACGCTAACTCGCTCTCTTTCAATAACGCTTCGGTCTCGACCACGACTCTTAGCTCAGGCCAGGGGGGAGACATTGCTCTCAAGGCTAGATCGGTTGCGCTCGACCAGTCTACTTTAGTGTCTAGTACATCAAGCTCAGGCAATGCCGGACGGATATCTATCCAAGCCCAAGGCTCTGTCTCTCTCAATCGCAGCAGTCTCTCCAGCGCTGCTGAATCAGCAGTGGGTCCGGTTGGTGATAGCGGTGACATCCAGATTGAAGCTAGAACCCTCTCTTTAGTAGATCGTGCTGAGATTCTGGCTTTAACAGCCGGCCGAACGATCAAGGATGGACGCGGGGGTAACGTTACGATCAAGGTTCAAGATAATGTCTCGTTAGCAGCGAACAGTCGCATTTCTACCGAGACCTTTGGCGAGGGACAGGGTGGAAACATCGAGATTAATGCTAATTCTTTGTTCCTCACTGACAGTGCTCTACGGACCGCGTCTTCTGGCACAGGCAATGCCGGTAACCTTTTAATTAATGTAGATAATATTGTCAGCGTTAACAGAGTTAAACCTAGCAATACCTTTCCCTTCCCCATTGGTTTTTCAACCAGTACCAATGGCTCAATGATTGATGCTGGGGATGCCGGACAATTGACGATTGAGACTGAGCACCTAACGATTCGAGGAGGAGCGCGGGCGGCTGCATCGACAGCCAAGCAGGGCCAAGGCGGGAGACTCACCGTTCATGCCGCTACGGTCGAGTTAATTGGCACCTCAGATAGCAGTTCTCCCAAGGGTCAGGAGCCCAGTGGCTTATTCACAGAAACGCTAGGAGCCGGTGACGCAGGCCAATTGACCATTGACGCGCAACGCCTGGACATCCGAGATGGAGCCCGCGCCTCTGCCTCAACTTCAGGGGTTGGGCAAGGTGGCACCTTGAAGGTGAATGCCAACTCGATTCGCTTGAATGGCACCTCTGCTGATGGCAGGCTTGCGAGCAGTTTGTTGACCGAATCTCTAGGTAGGGGTGCTGCTGGCGGTGTGGAGATTACCGCAGACCGTCTAGACATCCGCAATGGAGCCCGCGCCTCTGCTTCCACTGCTGGACAGGGGCAAGGTGGCACTCTAAACGCTGCCGCTGCCGCTATCAACCTAGAGGGTACAGCCAATGGTAGACCCAGTGGCTTATTTGCAGAAACACGGGGAGCCAGAGCGGGCGGCGATATTGAGGTTAAAACCGATCACCTGAACGTGCAGGACGGGGCTCAAGTTTCGGTCAGTGGCTCAGGCTCCGGTCGGGCCGGGGACATCAGGATTGAGGCGAACAGCCTGGAGCTAGATCGTCAGGCGGCGCTCAGTGCCAAAACTCGCTCCAGTGATGGCGGCAATATCGCGGTAAACCTGGAAGGTATACTAACCCTGCGTCATAACAGCCAAATCACCACGACCGCAGGCACAGCTCAAGCTGGCGGCAACGGCGGCAACATCGACCTCAATGCCCAGTTCGTGCTTGCAGTTCCCACAGAAAACAGCGACATCACAGCCAATGCCTTTCTGGGCAATGGTGGCAATGTTCGCATCAGGGCGCAAGACATCCTGGGGGTCCAGTTCCGGCGCACAACCACTGAGGCCAGCGACATCACCGCCAGTTCTGACTTCGGTACAGAAGGCGTCGTGGCCGTCGATCGGCTGGCTGCTGACCCTAGTCGAGGTTTGACTGATCTGCCAGAGACGCTGGTCGATGTTACCGCCTTAATTGCTCAACGCTGTCCTGTTGGCAACGCTCAAACGGCAAGCCAATTTGTAGTCACTGGGCGCGGTGGTCTGCCGCCCAATCCCCAGGAAGCGATCAGAAGTCCAGCTCTTCTGGCAGACTTGGGCAGACCACACCCTGCTGTTGCCAATCCGCCTGACACAGCTCAACCTGCCCAGGCCAAAGCTATTCCAGTCGAACCCACTCGCATTATCGAAGCACAAGGTTGGATCGTTGCAGCCAACGGCGACGTACTATTAACTGCTCAAGTCCCAACTGCTCCTCAGTCAGGTGGGCAGAGAGTAATGAGTTGCAGTGGGGCTTAA
- a CDS encoding CHAT domain-containing protein — MARRRFVFFPNLQPVLGWLGWCCLGLLLALLLAAPGTKSLAQTHADPSQLIQQGRERYEAGRYAEAAALWHRAAQVFGAQDDHLNQAMSLSNFSLAEQQLGQWPEATQAISESLQLLEARAGTQASNERLKVLAQALNTQASLQLALGQAETALGTWQQATTAYQQAGDGPGKIRSLINQAQALQSLGLYRRALATLEQANQDLKQTADSSLKASSLLSLGHALRVVGDLNQARQSLQQSLGVAQRLSDRQAIAQALFSLGNVVRAQQEPEAALRFYAQAASESQDSATQLQAQLNQLSLLVEGRRWSEAQALWPRLQAQVASWPLSRTAVYARIDLAQSLSALKQAQVANGPAWLDIARLLATAVEQAKTLGDTRSEAYALGNLGNLYEQTQQWAEAQKLTEKALLLAQTINASDIAYQWQWQLGRLLKTQGKTSAAVAAYSEAVDTLRALRNDLVAVNPEVQFSFRDQVEPIYRQLVDLLLQTEGNAQPEPARLAQARTVIESLQLAELDNFFRVACLEAKPVLVDQVVEREDPTAAVFYPIILPDRLEVILKLPHQALRHYKTQISQTEVEKTVDDLRRQLTKPYTLREVQTLSAKVYDWLLRPAATELARSQVKTLVFVLDGSLRNIPMATLYDGQQYLVQNYGVALAPSLQLLDPKPLEQRSLKALIAGLSEARHGFSQLDYVRQELAAIQSEVPAQVFLNRDFTETALQTQIQASPFPIVHLATHGQFSSKAEETFILAWDKAIEVNELDSFLRNRGQSRPNAIELLVLSACQTATGDRRAALGLAGMAVRAGARSTLASLWYLDDESSALLMGQFYQQLSQSRQTKAAALRQAQLTLLQIPRYQHPRYWAPYVLVGNWL; from the coding sequence ATGGCAAGAAGGCGCTTTGTATTTTTTCCTAATCTGCAACCCGTTTTAGGCTGGCTCGGTTGGTGTTGCCTGGGGTTGCTTTTGGCTCTGTTACTTGCCGCTCCAGGCACGAAAAGTCTTGCCCAGACCCATGCAGATCCCTCGCAATTGATTCAGCAAGGACGAGAACGCTATGAAGCCGGGCGCTATGCAGAAGCAGCCGCTCTTTGGCATAGGGCCGCTCAGGTTTTCGGGGCGCAAGATGACCACCTGAATCAAGCGATGAGCTTGAGCAATTTCTCGCTGGCCGAACAGCAATTGGGACAGTGGCCTGAGGCCACGCAGGCCATTAGCGAGAGCTTGCAATTGCTGGAAGCACGAGCAGGAACTCAAGCTTCCAACGAACGCTTAAAAGTTTTGGCTCAAGCACTCAATACTCAGGCCAGTTTGCAACTGGCTTTGGGACAAGCTGAGACAGCCTTGGGCACCTGGCAGCAGGCCACCACTGCTTATCAACAAGCAGGCGATGGCCCAGGCAAAATTCGCAGCTTAATCAATCAAGCGCAAGCCCTGCAATCCTTAGGTCTCTATCGTCGCGCTTTAGCTACCCTGGAGCAGGCGAATCAAGACCTTAAGCAAACAGCTGATTCCTCGCTCAAGGCATCGAGTTTGCTGAGTTTAGGTCATGCTTTGCGCGTCGTGGGCGATTTGAACCAGGCCAGACAAAGTTTGCAGCAAAGTTTAGGTGTGGCGCAGCGTTTGTCGGACCGCCAAGCAATTGCTCAAGCCCTGTTTAGTTTAGGCAATGTTGTTCGGGCGCAACAGGAACCCGAAGCCGCTCTCCGTTTTTATGCCCAGGCGGCAAGCGAGTCGCAAGATTCCGCTACTCAACTTCAGGCTCAACTCAATCAATTGAGCTTATTGGTTGAAGGCCGTCGATGGAGCGAAGCCCAGGCCTTGTGGCCTCGCCTGCAAGCGCAAGTAGCTAGCTGGCCCTTGAGCCGTACTGCCGTTTATGCCCGTATTGACCTAGCCCAAAGCCTCAGCGCCCTTAAGCAAGCCCAGGTCGCGAATGGACCGGCCTGGCTGGACATTGCCCGCTTACTGGCAACTGCCGTTGAACAGGCCAAAACCTTGGGGGATACGCGTAGTGAAGCTTACGCCCTGGGTAATTTGGGCAATTTATATGAGCAGACACAGCAGTGGGCAGAGGCTCAAAAGCTCACGGAAAAGGCTTTGCTGCTAGCCCAAACCATCAATGCGTCAGATATTGCTTATCAGTGGCAATGGCAACTGGGCCGTTTGCTCAAGACCCAGGGCAAAACATCGGCAGCAGTTGCCGCTTATAGCGAAGCGGTTGATACCTTGCGCGCTTTGCGTAACGATTTGGTGGCGGTCAATCCAGAGGTTCAATTTTCATTTCGCGATCAAGTTGAGCCCATCTATCGACAGCTAGTTGATCTACTGTTGCAAACAGAAGGCAATGCCCAACCTGAACCTGCTCGGTTGGCCCAGGCTCGAACTGTGATTGAGTCGTTACAACTGGCAGAACTCGACAATTTCTTTCGAGTTGCTTGTTTAGAAGCCAAACCTGTATTGGTCGATCAGGTTGTTGAACGGGAAGATCCGACTGCTGCAGTCTTTTACCCGATTATTCTGCCGGATCGCTTAGAGGTCATTCTCAAACTGCCTCATCAAGCGTTGCGTCACTATAAAACTCAAATTTCTCAAACAGAGGTTGAGAAAACTGTTGACGATCTGCGGCGGCAATTGACCAAGCCCTACACGCTCCGGGAGGTGCAAACTTTATCCGCAAAAGTGTATGACTGGCTGCTGCGACCGGCTGCGACTGAATTAGCCCGGAGCCAGGTTAAAACGCTGGTCTTTGTGCTCGATGGCTCCCTACGCAATATTCCAATGGCAACGCTCTATGACGGGCAGCAATACCTCGTGCAAAACTATGGCGTTGCCCTAGCTCCTAGCTTGCAATTGCTAGATCCCAAACCGCTAGAACAGCGCAGCTTGAAAGCGCTGATTGCCGGATTGAGCGAGGCTCGGCATGGCTTTTCCCAGTTGGATTATGTGAGGCAAGAGCTGGCTGCAATTCAATCTGAAGTGCCTGCCCAGGTCTTTCTCAATCGGGACTTCACCGAAACCGCTCTGCAAACCCAGATTCAGGCGTCTCCGTTTCCGATTGTGCATCTAGCAACTCACGGGCAATTTAGTTCCAAGGCAGAGGAAACTTTTATTCTGGCTTGGGATAAAGCGATCGAAGTGAATGAACTGGATAGCTTTCTGCGCAACCGGGGCCAAAGCCGACCCAACGCGATTGAACTTTTGGTCCTCAGCGCTTGCCAAACTGCAACTGGCGATCGCCGTGCGGCTCTAGGACTAGCGGGCATGGCCGTACGAGCGGGAGCCCGCAGCACCCTGGCCTCGCTGTGGTATCTGGATGATGAGTCGAGCGCTCTGCTTATGGGCCAGTTCTACCAGCAACTATCCCAAAGTCGCCAAACCAAAGCCGCGGCTCTGCGCCAAGCTCAACTCACACTGCTACAAATTCCTCGCTACCAACACCCTCGCTACTGGGCGCCCTACGTTCTGGTCGGCAATTGGCTGTAG
- a CDS encoding R3H domain-containing nucleic acid-binding protein translates to MLITDDLQKLLDILPLETQQTLEHHPQRDHLIEVVLDLGRRPEARFLNRAEYLSEDGVTPAQLSYCIERVGCFGGDNRAGIERTLHRISAIRNRSGEIIGLTCRVGRAIYGTIGMIRDLVETGQSILMLGRPGVGKTTALREIARVLADDLNKRVVIIDTSNEIAGDGDVPHPAIGRARRMQVTQPALQHQVMIEAVENHMPEVIIIDEIGTELEAMAARTIAERGVQLVGTAHGTEIENLIKNPTLSDLVGGIQSVTLGDEEARRRGSQKSVLERKAPPTFDIAVEMLERERWVVHESVADTVDHLLRGRQPNPQVRTTNADGQVSISHKVATPPKGLLPASELSYSPFYSSKSTSSSRSTLKSNGWHSDGPVLSLPKALPKAKAQNRSWPSRRDEIEALEEARLAVERIVLPKGQPVDLLPRSAEVRKMQHELVEHYQLHSDSLGSEPHRHLRIYPA, encoded by the coding sequence ATGTTGATTACTGATGATCTCCAGAAGTTACTGGACATCCTACCGCTAGAAACCCAACAGACTCTAGAACATCACCCGCAACGGGACCACTTGATTGAAGTAGTCCTGGATTTAGGTCGTCGTCCAGAAGCTCGCTTCCTCAATCGAGCTGAGTATCTCAGTGAAGATGGGGTCACCCCTGCCCAGCTGAGCTACTGCATTGAGCGAGTGGGTTGCTTTGGGGGAGATAACCGAGCGGGCATCGAGCGGACCCTGCATCGGATTAGCGCAATCCGCAACCGTAGCGGGGAGATCATTGGTTTAACCTGTCGGGTTGGGCGGGCGATCTACGGCACGATTGGCATGATTCGCGACCTTGTGGAAACCGGGCAGTCGATTTTGATGCTAGGCCGTCCAGGTGTGGGCAAAACCACGGCCCTGCGCGAGATTGCTCGGGTATTGGCAGACGACCTCAACAAGCGCGTCGTCATTATCGATACCTCAAACGAAATTGCTGGGGATGGCGACGTTCCTCACCCAGCGATTGGTCGGGCGCGACGGATGCAAGTAACCCAGCCAGCACTCCAGCACCAAGTGATGATCGAGGCTGTGGAAAACCATATGCCTGAGGTCATTATCATTGACGAGATCGGCACTGAACTCGAAGCAATGGCGGCCCGCACCATTGCCGAGCGAGGTGTGCAATTAGTGGGAACTGCGCACGGCACTGAGATTGAGAACTTGATCAAAAACCCAACCCTGTCTGATCTGGTGGGTGGCATTCAATCTGTAACCTTGGGAGATGAAGAAGCTAGACGGCGTGGCAGCCAAAAGAGCGTTCTGGAGCGCAAGGCCCCGCCGACCTTCGACATTGCTGTAGAAATGCTAGAGCGTGAGCGCTGGGTGGTGCATGAAAGCGTTGCTGACACAGTGGATCATCTGTTGAGAGGACGCCAGCCCAATCCGCAAGTCAGAACCACCAATGCCGATGGTCAAGTCAGCATCAGCCACAAAGTAGCAACTCCTCCAAAAGGACTGCTTCCTGCTTCTGAGTTGTCTTATTCGCCGTTTTACTCGTCTAAGTCAACATCCTCATCAAGGTCAACGTTGAAGTCCAACGGTTGGCACAGTGATGGACCGGTTCTCTCTTTGCCTAAAGCTCTACCTAAAGCAAAAGCGCAGAATCGGAGTTGGCCCTCCCGTCGAGACGAAATCGAAGCCTTAGAAGAAGCGCGGCTTGCCGTAGAGCGGATTGTGCTTCCTAAAGGACAGCCAGTCGATTTGCTACCCCGTTCTGCAGAAGTGCGAAAGATGCAACACGAACTGGTGGAGCACTATCAGTTGCACTCCGATAGTCTCGGTTCTGAACCCCACCGGCACTTGCGCATCTATCCGGCCTAA